The Glycine soja cultivar W05 chromosome 6, ASM419377v2, whole genome shotgun sequence genome has a window encoding:
- the LOC114415305 gene encoding protein EXORDIUM-like 2 produces MIILRLALVVASLVVLVQSHVPNIWEAKPFHQMLSLVQPDPVVLNYHKGPLLKGNVTVHIHWYGNFTPTHRSIIVDFIQSLGSIPHSRHHPSPFLWWRITARYRGGPCTLTVGNQTLDNTYSLGKSLKTSDLLALASKNSLTTTTIPISTHNESMHVLLTSADVAVDGFCMSRCGTHGSGRVQKKRFAFAWVGNPATQCPGECAWPFHQQVYGPQTPPLVPPNGDVGVDGMVISLATVLAGAVTNPFGNGYYQGSATAPLEAVSACAGIFGKGAYPGYTGNVLVDNVTGASYNALDVHGRKFLLPAMWDPVTSTCKTLV; encoded by the coding sequence ATGATTATTTTAAGGTTGGCACTTGTTGTGGCCTCCCTTGTAGTACTGGTCCAATCCCATGTTccaaacatttgggaagccaaGCCCTTCCATCAGATGTTGTCTTTGGTTCAGCCAGACCCGGTTGTCCTAAACTACCACAAAGGTCCACTCCTTAAGGGAAACGTCACCGTTCACATCCACTGGTACGGTAACTTCACCCCCACTCACCGTTCCATCATCGTTGATTTCATCCAATCCCTCGGTTCCATTCCTCATTCTCGTCACCACCCATCACCTTTTTTGTGGTGGCGAATCACCGCCAGGTACAGAGGAGGCCCCTGCACCCTCACCGTAGGGAATCAAACCCTCGACAACACCTACTCACTCGGTAAATCACTTAAAACAAGCGACCTCCTCGCACTCGCTTCCAAAAATTcactaacaacaacaacaattcccATATCGACTCACAATGAATCTATGCACGTTCTGCTAACCTCTGCTGACGTGGCTGTGGATGGATTCTGCATGAGTCGATGTGGGACCCACGGGTCGGGTAGGGTTCAAAAGAAGAGGTTTGCGTTTGCGTGGGTGGGTAACCCGGCCACGCAGTGCCCCGGGGAGTGCGCGTGGCCGTTCCACCAGCAGGTGTACGGCCCTCAGACTCCGCCGCTCGTTCCGCCGAACGGCGATGTCGGCGTGGACGGAATGGTGATAAGTTTGGCCACCGTTCTCGCCGGCGCGGTAACGAACCCGTTCGGGAACGGGTACTACCAAGGGTCGGCGACGGCGCCGTTGGAGGCGGTGTCGGCGTGTGCCGGGATATTCGGAAAAGGTGCGTATCCGGGCTACACGGGTAACGTTTTGGTGGATAACGTAACGGGAGCTAGCTACAACGCGTTGGATGTGCACGGTCGCAAGTTTCTCTTACCGGCGATGTGGGACCCCGTCACATCTACATGCAAAACGCTCGTTTGA
- the LOC114415304 gene encoding F-box protein FBW2-like, producing the protein MEEACEFRSWAELIPDALGVIFTNLSLQERVTVIPRVCKSWANAVTGPYCWQEIDIKDWSNRCQPDQLDRLLEMLITRSCGTLRKLSVSGLQTESIFTFIAENACSLHTLRLPRSSMNDSIVEQIAGRLSMISFLDVSYCIKIGPYALEMIGKNCKLLEGLCRNMHPLDTAEKPHQDDEAYAIASTMPKLKHLEMAYHLISTSGVLQILANCPKLEFLDQRGCWGVTLDHMFLKQKFPKLKVLGPLVLDTYESDGWDDFSDVSDSSEYLAWDFVAGGMGEYYVDDSDSYDGMWDDEARLDELQFGFYEGIEDAGMYWPPSP; encoded by the exons ATGGAGGAAGCATGTGAATTTCGAAGTTGGGCTGAATTGATTCCTGATGCGCTCGGGGTAATCTTCACCAATCTTTCTCTTCAGGAGAGGGTAACAGTGATCCCCAGGGTGTGCAAATCATGGGCTAATGCAGTAACTGGACCTTACTGCTGGCAAGAGATAGACATCAAGGATTGGAGCAACCGATGCCAGCCCGACCAACTCGATCGGCTACTTGAGATGCTTATCACAAGAAGTTGTGGAACCCTCCGCAAACTCAGTGTTTCTGGCCTCCAAACTGAGAGCATCTTCACTTTCATTGCTGAAAA TGCCTGTTCCCTCCATACATTGCGACTGCCAAGGAGCAGTATGAATGATTCCATTGTGGAACAGATTGCTGGGAGGCTTTCTATGATTTCTTTCTTGGATGTGAGCTACTGTATTAAAATTGGTCCCTATGCGCTTGAGATGATTGGCAAGAACTGCAAGCTTCTAGAAGGGTTGTGTCGAAACATGCACCCATTGGATACTGCGGAGAAGCCGCATCAAGACGATGAAGCATATGCAATTGCCTCCACAATGCCTAAGCTCAAGCATCTTGAAATGGCTTATCATCTTATCAGCACTTCGGGTGTCCTTCAAATACTTGCAAACTGCCCTAAGCTTGAATTTTTGGATCAAAGGGGGTGTTGGGGTGTGACACTTGACCACATGTTTTTAAAGCAGAAATTTCCAAAACTGAAGGTTTTGGGGCCTTTGGTTCTTGACACTTATGAGAGTGATGGCTGGGATGATTTCTCAGATGTGTCTGATTCATCAGAGTACTTGGCCTGGGACTTTGTGGCTGGTGGCATGGGAGAATACTATGTTGATGATAGTGATAGTTACGATGGAATGTGGGATGATGAAGCGAGGCTAGATGAGCTTCAGTTCGGGTTTTATGAAGGGATAGAAGATGCAGGAATGTATTGGCCTCCATCTCCGTAA
- the LOC114415301 gene encoding phospho-2-dehydro-3-deoxyheptonate aldolase 1, chloroplastic-like: protein MAATASNSLLCTKTLVPTLPSSSNNLNNSNQCSSFPRPRPRPIQALNNSVTVITDKKCEAKWVVDSWKSKKALQLPEYPEQEKLQSVLKSLEAFPPIVFAGEARNLEERLAQASMGNAFLLQGGDCAESFKEFHANNIRDTFRLLLQMSVVTMFGAQVPVIKVGRMAGQFAKPRSEAFEEKDGVKLPSYRGDNVNGDAFEEKTRIPDPERMIRSYSQSAATLNLLRAFATGGYAAMQRVSQWNLDFTQHSEQGDRYLELARRIDETLGFMAAAGLTMDHPIMKTTEFWTSHECLLLPYEQSLTRLDSTSGLYYDCSAHMLWVGERTRQLDGAHVEFLRGIANPLGIKVSDKIDPKELIRLIEILNPQNKPGRITVITRMGAENTRAKLPHLIRGVRNAGLIVCWVSDPMHGNTIKAPCGLKTRPFHSIMEEVKSFFDVHEQEGSHPGGVHLEMTGQNVTECIGGSKMVTFDDLSSRYNTHCDPRLNASQSLELAFIISERLKKNRIGSNLNNVFSL from the exons atGGCTGCCACTGCTTCCAACTCTCTCCTTTGCACCAAAACGCTAGTCCCAACCCTCCCTTCTTCCTCCAACAACCTCAACAACAGCAACCAATGCTCCTCCTTTCCCAGGCCCAGGCCCAGGCCCATCCAGGCCCTGAACAACTCCGTGACTGTAATAACCGACAAGAAGTGCGAGGCAAAGTGGGTGGTGGACAGCTGGAAGTCCAAAAAGGCTCTTCAACTCCCGGAATACCCGGAGCAAGAGAAGCTCCAGTCGGTGCTCAAGAGCCTGGAAGCCTTCCCTCCGATTGTGTTTGCCGGAGAGGCCCGCAACCTCGAGGAGCGCCTCGCCCAGGCTTCCATGGGAAACGCGTTCCTCCTCCAGGGCGGAGACTGCGCTGAGAGCTTCAAGGAGTTTCATGCAAATAACATTCGTGACACCTTCAGACTCCTCCTCCAAATGAGTGTCGTCACCATGTTCGGAGCCCAAGTGCCTGTCATTAAG GTGGGAAGAATGGCGGGTCAATTTGCGAAACCGAGATCGGAAGCGTTTGAGGAGAAAGACGGGGTGAAACTCCCAAGTTACAGAGGAGATAATGTGAATGGAGATGCTTTCGAGGAGAAAACGAGAATTCCTGATCCTGAAAGAATGATAAGATCATACAGCCAATCTGCTGCGACTCTCAATCTTCTGAGAGCATTTGCGACGGGAGGATATGCTGCTATGCAAAGGGTTAGCCAATGGAATTTGGACTTCACGCAACACAGCGAGCAAGGAGACAG GTACCTAGAGCTTGCTCGCCGAATTGATGAGACCCTTGGGTTCATGGCTGCTGCTGGCCTCACAATGGATCATCCTATAATGAAAACAACCGAGTTTTGGACTTCACATGAATGTTTGTTATTGCCCTATGAACAATCACTCACTAGGTTGGATTCAACTTCTGGTCTCTACTATGACTGCTCCGCCCATATGCTTTGGGTTGGTGAACGGACTAGACAGCTCGATGGTGCTCATGTTGAATTTCTAAGAGGGATTGCTAATCCCCTTGGAATTAAG GTAAGTGATAAGATCGATCCAAAGGAGCTTATTAGACTAATAGAGATCTTGAATCCCCAGAACAAGCCAGGGAGAATAACTGTGATAACGAGGATGGGAGCTGAAAATACGAGGGCGAAACTTCCACATCTGATCAGGGGAGTACGCAATGCGGGACTAATTGTATGTTGGGTCAGTGATCCTATGCATGGAAACACCATAAAAGCTCCCTGTGGACTCAAAACTCGCCCCTTCCATTCCATCATG GAGGAGGTGAAATCATTCTTCGACGTGCATGAACAAGAAGGAAGCCACCCAGGTGGGGTTCATCTAGAGATGACAGGTCAGAATGTGACTGAGTGCATTGGTGGGTCAAAGATGGTCACCTTTGATGATCTCAGCTCACGCTACAACACTCACTGTGACCCCAGGCTTAATGCTTCACAGTCTCTTGAGCTTGCTTTCATCATTTCTGAACGCCTCAAAAAGAATAGGATCGGGTCAAATCTGAACAATGTTTTTTCTCTATAG